In Streptomyces sp. NBC_01426, one genomic interval encodes:
- a CDS encoding S41 family peptidase: protein MSHDVAYLRFPHLHDDLLCFATEDDLWVAPLAPPDGPAGRAWRITVDRTRVGHPRFSPDGRHIAFTTWRSLDPEIHLAPVDGGPARRLSHWGSTDTRVCGWTPPDKDGRSDILAVSSHAQPFSYYSWAYSLPTDGSPGGKLPWGPVSDIAVREEPNGERRTLLLTGKPPHEPAAWKRYRGGATGRLWLHGRRLLEDVEGHLDSPMFVAGRIAFLSDHEGIGNLYSCLPDGTDLRRHTDHAEFYARHASSDGTRVVYQCAGDLWLVDSLAPDAVPRKLEVRLGGPRAGRRSYQIPAAHHVDSLSVDATGRASAVVVRGSLYWLTHRDGPARTIADTPGVRVRLPEMLGSGGQVAYVTDAEGEDAIEIAYLPRASGDREPRRLASGRLGRVLELLSDPDGERLAVASNDGRLLLIDATEEADGEVTELIRSINGPVTDIAFSPDGCWLTWSHPGIGRSLRQIKMARIAGPGTRTVVDVTNGRFDDENPVFTRDGRFLAFLSWRGFDPVYDVHTGDLSFPLGCRPYLVPLSSATPSPFAFSPDGRPAAGGLDPVEGESGDGDGSVTVEVEGLESRVTPFPVTASKYSALYPVNGGGLVWLRWPISGALGETFANPSDTSGKPTLEHYDISKARKSELASGLDWFAVSGDGTRLVINDDGDLRAVPSTESGDSDSTVYLDLRRILHEVDPAAEWRQAYEEAGRLIRAYFWEPDMCGIDWDGVLRQYRSLVERVASPDEFADLLREVLGELGTSHAYVSPARRNEGPPHYQRAIGLLGANLVCRDGAWMIKRILPGESSDSKARSPLAGTGIREGAVLTHIDGRPVDPVAGPYPLLDAAGGTTVELTFAQDGEGRARRVAVVPLIDERPLRYQDWVSKRRSVVREISGGRCGYLHIPDMGGSGWAQFNRDLRMEMSRPALIVDVRGNAGGHISELVVEKLTRSILGWDLTRNAQPVSYASNAPRGPIVALADEATSSDGDMITAAFKLLGLGPVVGQRTWGGVVGMTGRHVLGDGTVITVPMNAAWFPEYGWSVENNGVEPDLAILRTPLDWAEGRHAVLDDAVHLALELLEQDPAAVPPGYADVPDLRRPKLPPRQAGS, encoded by the coding sequence GTGAGTCACGACGTCGCGTACCTCCGGTTCCCGCACCTGCACGACGACCTGCTGTGTTTCGCCACCGAGGACGACCTCTGGGTGGCGCCCCTGGCTCCGCCCGACGGCCCGGCCGGCCGGGCTTGGCGGATCACCGTCGACCGCACCCGCGTCGGCCACCCGCGGTTCTCCCCCGACGGCCGGCACATCGCCTTCACCACCTGGCGCAGCCTCGACCCCGAGATCCACCTCGCGCCCGTGGACGGCGGCCCGGCCCGCCGGCTCAGCCACTGGGGCTCCACCGACACCCGCGTCTGCGGCTGGACCCCGCCCGACAAGGACGGCCGCAGCGACATCCTGGCCGTCTCCTCGCACGCCCAGCCCTTCTCGTACTACTCCTGGGCCTACAGCCTGCCCACCGACGGCAGCCCCGGCGGCAAGCTCCCCTGGGGCCCGGTGTCCGACATCGCCGTGCGCGAGGAACCGAACGGCGAGCGCCGGACCCTGCTGCTCACCGGCAAGCCCCCGCACGAGCCCGCCGCCTGGAAGCGGTACCGGGGCGGCGCCACCGGCCGGCTCTGGCTGCACGGCCGGCGGCTGCTGGAGGACGTCGAGGGCCACCTCGACTCGCCGATGTTCGTCGCGGGCCGGATCGCCTTCCTCTCCGACCACGAGGGCATCGGCAACCTCTACTCCTGCCTCCCCGACGGCACCGACCTGCGGCGCCACACCGACCACGCCGAGTTCTACGCCCGGCACGCCTCCAGCGACGGCACCCGGGTCGTCTACCAGTGCGCGGGCGACCTCTGGCTCGTGGACTCCCTCGCCCCGGACGCCGTCCCGCGCAAGCTGGAGGTCCGCCTCGGCGGCCCCCGCGCCGGCCGGCGCAGCTATCAGATCCCGGCGGCCCACCACGTCGACTCGCTCTCCGTCGACGCGACCGGCCGGGCCAGCGCCGTCGTCGTGCGCGGCAGCCTGTACTGGCTCACCCACCGCGACGGCCCGGCCCGCACCATCGCCGACACCCCGGGCGTACGGGTCCGGCTGCCCGAGATGCTCGGCAGCGGCGGGCAGGTGGCGTACGTGACCGACGCGGAGGGCGAGGACGCGATCGAGATCGCCTACCTGCCCCGCGCCTCCGGTGACCGCGAGCCCCGCCGGCTGGCCTCGGGCCGGCTGGGCCGCGTACTGGAGCTGCTCTCCGACCCGGACGGGGAACGGCTCGCCGTCGCCTCCAACGACGGTCGGCTGCTGCTGATCGACGCCACCGAGGAGGCCGACGGGGAGGTCACCGAACTCATCCGCTCCATCAACGGGCCCGTCACCGACATCGCGTTCTCCCCCGACGGCTGTTGGCTGACCTGGTCGCACCCGGGCATCGGACGCTCGCTGCGCCAGATCAAGATGGCCCGCATCGCCGGCCCCGGCACCCGCACGGTCGTGGACGTCACCAACGGCCGCTTCGACGACGAGAACCCGGTGTTCACCCGGGACGGCCGGTTCCTCGCCTTTCTGTCCTGGCGCGGCTTCGACCCGGTCTACGACGTCCACACCGGCGACCTGTCCTTCCCGCTGGGCTGTCGCCCGTACCTGGTGCCGCTGTCCTCCGCGACCCCCTCGCCGTTCGCCTTCTCCCCCGACGGCCGCCCCGCGGCGGGCGGACTCGACCCGGTGGAGGGCGAGTCCGGCGACGGGGACGGCTCGGTGACCGTGGAGGTGGAGGGACTGGAGAGCCGGGTCACGCCCTTCCCCGTCACCGCGTCGAAGTACTCGGCCCTGTACCCGGTCAACGGCGGCGGCCTGGTGTGGCTGCGCTGGCCGATCTCGGGGGCGCTCGGCGAGACCTTCGCCAACCCCTCCGACACCAGCGGCAAGCCGACGCTGGAGCACTACGACATCTCCAAGGCCCGCAAGAGCGAACTCGCCTCCGGACTGGACTGGTTCGCGGTCAGCGGCGACGGCACCCGGCTGGTGATCAACGACGACGGCGACCTGCGGGCCGTCCCCTCGACCGAGTCGGGCGACAGCGACTCCACCGTCTACCTGGACCTGCGGCGCATCCTGCACGAGGTGGACCCGGCGGCCGAGTGGCGTCAGGCGTACGAGGAGGCCGGCCGGCTGATCCGCGCCTACTTCTGGGAGCCCGACATGTGCGGCATCGACTGGGACGGGGTGCTGCGCCAGTACCGCTCCCTGGTCGAACGGGTCGCCTCCCCCGACGAGTTCGCCGACCTGCTGCGCGAGGTCCTCGGCGAACTGGGCACCTCCCACGCGTACGTGTCCCCCGCCCGCCGCAACGAGGGCCCGCCCCACTACCAGCGGGCCATCGGCCTGCTCGGCGCCAACCTGGTGTGCCGGGACGGCGCGTGGATGATCAAACGGATCCTGCCCGGCGAGTCCTCGGACTCCAAGGCCCGATCCCCCCTGGCCGGCACCGGCATCCGCGAGGGCGCCGTGCTCACGCACATCGACGGCCGTCCGGTGGACCCGGTGGCCGGCCCGTACCCGCTGCTGGACGCGGCGGGCGGCACCACCGTCGAGTTGACCTTCGCGCAGGACGGCGAGGGCCGGGCCCGCCGCGTCGCGGTCGTCCCCTTGATCGACGAACGGCCGCTGCGCTACCAGGACTGGGTCTCCAAACGCCGGTCGGTGGTCCGCGAGATCAGCGGCGGCCGGTGCGGCTACCTCCACATCCCCGACATGGGCGGCTCGGGCTGGGCGCAGTTCAACCGGGACCTGCGGATGGAGATGTCCCGGCCCGCGCTGATCGTGGACGTGCGCGGCAACGCCGGCGGCCACATCAGCGAGTTGGTCGTGGAGAAGCTGACCCGTTCGATCCTCGGCTGGGACCTGACGCGCAACGCCCAGCCGGTGTCGTACGCCTCCAACGCGCCGCGGGGCCCGATCGTGGCCCTGGCCGACGAGGCGACCTCCTCCGACGGGGACATGATCACCGCGGCGTTCAAACTGTTGGGACTCGGCCCCGTGGTCGGCCAGCGCACCTGGGGCGGGGTGGTCGGCATGACCGGCCGGCACGTCCTGGGCGACGGCACGGTGATCACGGTGCCGATGAACGCGGCCTGGTTCCCGGAGTACGGCTGGTCGGTGGAGAACAACGGCGTCGAGCCCGACCTCGCGATCCTGCGCACGCCCCTCGACTGGGCGGAGGGCCGGCACGCGGTGCTCGACGACGCCGTGCACCTGGCGTTGGAACTGCTGGAGCAGGACCCGGCGGCGGTGCCCCCGGGCTACGCGGACGTCCCGGACCTGCGGCGCCCGAAGTTGCCGCCGCGCCAAGCCGGTTCGTAG
- a CDS encoding TetR/AcrR family transcriptional regulator — translation MPEEVASRRSRITPEREAELHGAVLDLLREVGYEALTMDAVAARTKSSKATLYRQWGSKPELVAKALRCTQPVSLREIDTGSVRGDFALMVEHSDDAQMAKDTALMRGLAHAVHESPELHQALRDLLVDPEINGLQMMLQRAVDRGEIAPDCPALDFVPHMLIGAFIALPLIEDRSVDRTFLGQFLDAVVFPALGV, via the coding sequence ATGCCCGAAGAGGTCGCGTCGCGGCGCAGCCGGATCACCCCCGAGCGGGAAGCCGAACTCCACGGGGCGGTCCTCGACCTCCTCCGCGAGGTCGGGTACGAGGCGCTGACCATGGACGCGGTCGCCGCCCGCACCAAGTCCAGCAAGGCCACGCTCTACCGCCAGTGGGGGAGCAAGCCCGAACTGGTGGCCAAGGCCCTGCGCTGCACCCAGCCGGTCTCCCTCCGGGAGATCGACACGGGCAGCGTGCGCGGGGACTTCGCCCTGATGGTCGAACACTCCGACGACGCGCAGATGGCCAAGGACACCGCGCTGATGCGGGGTCTGGCCCATGCCGTCCACGAGAGCCCGGAACTCCACCAGGCACTGCGCGACCTGCTCGTCGATCCCGAGATCAACGGGCTGCAGATGATGTTGCAGCGCGCGGTGGACCGGGGCGAGATCGCCCCGGACTGTCCGGCGCTCGACTTCGTACCGCACATGCTCATCGGGGCGTTCATCGCGCTCCCGCTGATCGAGGACCGGTCGGTGGACCGGACGTTCCTCGGCCAGTTCCTGGATGCCGTGGTCTTCCCCGCCCTCGGCGTCTGA
- a CDS encoding energy-coupling factor ABC transporter permease produces MHVPDGFIDAPVSIAAGVAAAGAVAVSLRGARRELDERTAPLAGLVAAFIFAVQMLNFPVAAGTSGHLLGGALAAILVGPYTGVLCVSVVLLMQGILFADGGLTALGVNITVMGVVTVVIAYAIFRGLVKVLPTGRASITTAAFAGALLSVPGAAAAFTAIYAVGGTTDIPVAKVFTAMVGVHVLIGIGEAVITAATVGAVLAVRPDLVHGARGLATPLKLRIDGELVDAPTAAPTAAPVPVAAARSTKPVWITGLVTALVLAGVVSYYASASPDGLEKVAADKGIDAHVEEHASANSPVADYSVKGVGDARLSGGLAGIIGVGVTVVVGTGIFWVVRRRRAEDLTATSTSVPTA; encoded by the coding sequence ATGCATGTCCCCGACGGCTTCATCGACGCCCCCGTCTCCATAGCCGCGGGCGTCGCCGCCGCGGGCGCGGTGGCGGTCAGCCTCCGCGGTGCCCGCCGCGAGCTCGACGAGCGCACCGCCCCGCTCGCCGGCCTGGTCGCCGCGTTCATCTTCGCCGTGCAGATGCTCAACTTCCCGGTCGCCGCCGGCACCAGCGGCCACCTGCTGGGAGGGGCCCTCGCCGCGATCCTCGTCGGCCCCTACACGGGCGTGCTCTGCGTGTCCGTGGTCCTGCTCATGCAGGGCATCCTCTTCGCCGACGGCGGCCTGACGGCCCTCGGCGTGAACATCACCGTCATGGGCGTGGTCACCGTGGTCATCGCCTACGCGATCTTCCGCGGCCTGGTCAAGGTGCTGCCGACCGGCCGGGCCTCGATCACCACCGCCGCCTTCGCCGGGGCCCTGCTCTCGGTGCCCGGCGCGGCCGCCGCCTTCACCGCGATCTACGCCGTCGGAGGGACGACCGACATCCCGGTGGCCAAGGTGTTCACCGCCATGGTCGGAGTCCACGTCCTCATCGGCATCGGCGAGGCCGTCATCACGGCCGCGACCGTGGGCGCCGTCCTGGCAGTCCGGCCCGACCTCGTCCACGGCGCGCGCGGACTGGCCACGCCGCTGAAGCTGCGCATCGACGGCGAACTCGTCGACGCCCCCACCGCCGCCCCCACCGCCGCCCCCGTGCCCGTCGCCGCCGCCCGCTCCACCAAGCCCGTGTGGATCACCGGCCTGGTCACCGCCCTCGTGCTGGCCGGTGTCGTCTCCTACTACGCCTCCGCCAGCCCCGACGGGCTGGAGAAGGTCGCCGCCGACAAGGGCATCGACGCCCACGTCGAGGAACACGCCTCCGCGAACTCCCCCGTCGCCGACTACAGCGTCAAGGGCGTCGGCGACGCCCGGCTGTCCGGCGGCCTCGCCGGGATCATCGGCGTCGGCGTGACCGTCGTCGTCGGCACCGGCATCTTCTGGGTCGTCCGCCGCCGCCGCGCCGAGGACCTGACCGCCACCTCCACCTCCGTGCCCACCGCCTGA
- a CDS encoding SsgA family sporulation/cell division regulator yields MSATADDPHMTEVTTAVEERVRARVITDDPLYRAIPVLLRFTSAEPLAVRIVFPADLSPEGTDNEWVFPRALLEAGLTAPTGTGDVRVWPCGRVQAVVEFHSPEGVAVVQFDLSALRRFLRRTYAPAAAGAVEPAGEPATR; encoded by the coding sequence ATGTCAGCGACCGCCGATGACCCCCACATGACCGAGGTGACCACCGCCGTGGAGGAGCGCGTACGCGCCCGTGTGATCACGGACGATCCGCTCTACCGGGCGATTCCGGTCCTCCTGCGGTTCACCTCCGCCGAGCCGCTGGCCGTACGGATCGTCTTCCCGGCCGACCTGTCCCCCGAGGGCACGGACAACGAGTGGGTCTTCCCCCGCGCCCTCCTGGAGGCGGGCCTGACCGCCCCGACCGGGACCGGCGACGTGCGGGTCTGGCCGTGCGGTCGGGTACAGGCCGTCGTCGAGTTCCACTCCCCCGAGGGCGTCGCGGTGGTCCAGTTCGACCTCTCGGCGCTGCGCCGCTTCCTGCGCCGTACGTACGCCCCCGCGGCGGCGGGCGCCGTCGAGCCGGCCGGCGAGCCCGCCACCCGTTAG
- a CDS encoding energy-coupling factor ABC transporter ATP-binding protein: MDAVNAPSTPAPPSLDVSGLAYAYPDGHQALFGVNLTVGPGERVALLGPNGAGKTTLVLHLNGILGGGVGTVTVAGLPVEKRNFAEIRRRVGIVFQDPDDQLFMPSVREDVAFGPAAAGMRGAELEQRVREALEQVGMAAFADRPPHHLSFGQRRRVAVATVLAMRPEILVLDEPSSNLDPASRRELADILRSLDVTVLMVTHDLPYALELCPRAVILSDGVITADGRTQDLLCDEELMGAHRLELPFGFDPRSVTPPAPTTAAPGTGTPAPAA, from the coding sequence ATGGACGCCGTGAACGCCCCCTCGACCCCCGCACCGCCCTCGCTGGACGTCTCCGGCCTCGCCTACGCCTACCCGGACGGACACCAGGCCCTCTTCGGCGTGAACCTGACCGTCGGGCCGGGGGAACGCGTCGCCCTGCTCGGCCCCAACGGCGCGGGCAAGACCACGCTCGTCCTGCACCTCAACGGCATCCTCGGCGGCGGGGTCGGCACCGTGACGGTGGCCGGCCTGCCGGTGGAGAAGCGGAACTTCGCCGAGATCCGCCGCCGGGTCGGCATCGTCTTCCAGGACCCCGACGACCAGCTGTTCATGCCCAGCGTCCGCGAGGACGTGGCCTTCGGCCCGGCGGCCGCCGGCATGCGGGGCGCGGAGCTGGAGCAGCGGGTCCGGGAGGCGCTGGAGCAGGTCGGCATGGCCGCCTTCGCGGACCGGCCGCCGCACCACCTGTCCTTCGGCCAACGCCGCCGGGTGGCGGTGGCGACCGTGCTCGCCATGCGGCCCGAGATCCTGGTCCTCGACGAGCCCTCCTCCAACCTCGACCCCGCCTCGCGGCGCGAGCTGGCCGACATCCTGCGCTCGCTGGACGTGACGGTGCTCATGGTCACGCACGACCTGCCGTACGCGCTGGAACTGTGCCCGCGCGCGGTGATCCTCAGCGACGGGGTCATCACCGCCGACGGGCGGACGCAGGACCTGCTGTGCGACGAGGAGCTGATGGGCGCCCACCGGCTGGAACTCCCCTTCGGCTTCGACCCGCGCTCGGTGACACCACCCGCGCCGACGACCGCCGCGCCGGGCACCGGGACCCCGGCCCCGGCGGCATAA
- the cbiQ gene encoding cobalt ECF transporter T component CbiQ, translating to MGAGHTHKLYRHGHSPIHALPPHCKLAATFAFVLVVVSTPREAMWAFGLYALLLAAVTAVARIPAAFVLRRLLIEVPFVAFAVLMPFVAEGERVEVLGMSLSVSGLWGAWNVLAKGTLGVAASVLLASTTELRALLLGLQRLKLPLLLVQIASFMIRYGDVIGGELRRMSIARRSRGFEARGIRHWGVLAKTAGALFIRSYERGERVYLAMVSRGYSGSMPVIDDVAATRAQWAYAAVLPLAALAVCLMGWTL from the coding sequence ATGGGGGCCGGCCACACCCACAAGCTCTACCGGCACGGGCACTCGCCGATCCACGCCCTGCCGCCGCACTGCAAGCTCGCCGCGACCTTCGCGTTCGTGCTGGTCGTCGTGTCCACCCCGCGGGAGGCGATGTGGGCCTTCGGCCTGTACGCCCTCCTGCTCGCGGCGGTCACGGCCGTCGCCCGGATCCCGGCCGCCTTCGTGCTGCGCCGGCTGCTGATCGAGGTGCCGTTCGTCGCCTTCGCCGTGCTCATGCCCTTCGTGGCGGAGGGCGAGCGGGTCGAGGTGCTCGGCATGTCGCTGAGCGTCTCCGGCCTGTGGGGCGCCTGGAACGTGCTCGCCAAGGGCACCCTCGGCGTGGCCGCCTCCGTCCTGCTCGCCTCGACGACCGAACTGCGGGCGCTGCTCCTCGGCCTCCAACGGCTGAAACTGCCGCTGCTGCTGGTCCAGATCGCCTCCTTCATGATCCGGTACGGCGACGTGATCGGCGGCGAACTCCGCCGGATGTCGATCGCCCGCCGCTCGCGCGGGTTCGAGGCGCGCGGGATCCGGCACTGGGGGGTGCTGGCCAAGACGGCCGGCGCGCTCTTCATCCGGTCCTACGAACGCGGCGAGCGGGTCTACCTCGCGATGGTCAGCCGCGGCTACTCCGGCTCCATGCCGGTGATCGACGACGTCGCGGCCACGCGCGCCCAGTGGGCGTACGCGGCCGTGCTCCCGCTGGCGGCGCTCGCCGTCTGTCTGATGGGGTGGACGCTGTGA
- a CDS encoding MMPL family transporter, with protein sequence MATFLYRLGKGAFRRRRLVALVWVALLFVAGFGAASASAPTSGSFSIPGTEAQKAFDLLEQRFPGMAADGATARIVVKAPAGAKVTDPGTKTEVEKIISGLQNGPGAEQIAKIDDPYQVKAVSQDGSTAYVSVKYDVSGMELKDDTRDALKVSGKAAQDAGLTVEIGGDALMAAPETGSGEIIGIAIAAIVLVITFGSLIAAGLPLLTALIGVGIGVSSITALANVLDLGSTTSTLAMMIGLAVGIDYALFIVSRYRAELAEGRERDEAAGRAAGTAGSAVVFAGLTVVIALVGLAVVNIPMLTKMGVAAAGTVVIAVLVALTLVPAILGFAGKKVLPAGAKSKLFGKGRPKAEGAEPKANGGTRWARFVLRRPIMVLLVGVIGLGVVAIPASKLEMGLPDDGAQPVSTTQRKAYDLLSDGFGPGFNGPLMIVVDGDKALADSTADRIKGLEGVVAVTPPMLNKDGDAAIINVIPKDRPSSVETENLVHEIRDGSGDDVLVTGATAMNIDFSQKMNDALLPYLALVVGLAFLLLMLVFRSILVPLKAALGFLLSVVAALGAVVAVFQWGWLGSLFGVEQTGPIMSMMPIFMVGVVFGLAMDYEVFLVTRMREAYVHGERPGQAVVTGFQYSARVVVAAAVIMIAVFAGFIGASEQMVKMIGFGLAVAVFFDAFVVRMAIVPAVLALLGHKAWWLPKWLDRLLPNVDVEGESLRKHLGDSGDSSEGPDKDRELVNA encoded by the coding sequence GTGGCCACCTTCCTCTACCGCCTCGGCAAGGGCGCCTTCCGGCGCCGGCGCCTCGTCGCCCTCGTGTGGGTGGCGCTGCTGTTCGTCGCCGGCTTCGGCGCGGCCTCGGCGTCCGCGCCCACCTCAGGCTCCTTCTCGATACCCGGCACGGAGGCCCAGAAGGCCTTCGACCTGCTGGAGCAGCGCTTCCCGGGCATGGCCGCCGACGGCGCCACCGCCCGTATCGTCGTCAAGGCGCCGGCCGGCGCCAAGGTCACCGACCCCGGCACCAAGACCGAGGTCGAGAAGATCATCTCCGGTCTGCAGAACGGCCCCGGCGCCGAGCAGATCGCCAAGATCGACGACCCCTACCAGGTGAAGGCCGTCAGCCAGGACGGTTCCACCGCCTACGTCAGCGTCAAGTACGACGTCAGCGGCATGGAGTTGAAGGACGACACCCGCGACGCCCTGAAGGTGTCCGGCAAGGCCGCCCAGGACGCCGGGCTCACCGTCGAGATCGGCGGCGACGCGCTGATGGCCGCGCCCGAGACGGGCTCCGGCGAGATCATCGGCATCGCCATCGCGGCGATCGTCCTGGTCATCACCTTCGGCTCGCTGATCGCGGCCGGACTGCCGCTGCTGACCGCGCTGATCGGCGTGGGCATCGGTGTCTCCAGCATCACGGCGCTCGCCAACGTGCTGGACCTCGGCTCCACCACCTCCACCCTCGCGATGATGATCGGCCTCGCCGTCGGCATCGACTACGCCCTCTTCATCGTCTCCCGCTACCGCGCGGAGCTCGCCGAGGGCCGGGAGCGCGACGAGGCCGCCGGCCGGGCCGCCGGAACCGCCGGCTCCGCCGTCGTCTTCGCCGGTCTGACCGTGGTCATCGCCCTGGTGGGCCTGGCCGTCGTCAACATCCCGATGCTGACCAAGATGGGCGTCGCGGCCGCCGGCACGGTGGTCATCGCGGTCCTCGTGGCCCTGACCCTGGTCCCGGCCATCCTGGGCTTCGCCGGCAAGAAGGTCCTACCGGCCGGCGCCAAGAGCAAGCTGTTCGGCAAGGGCAGGCCGAAGGCCGAGGGCGCCGAGCCCAAGGCCAACGGCGGCACCCGCTGGGCCCGCTTCGTCCTGCGCCGCCCGATCATGGTGCTGCTGGTCGGTGTGATCGGCCTCGGCGTGGTCGCCATCCCGGCGAGCAAGCTGGAGATGGGCCTGCCGGACGACGGCGCCCAGCCGGTCTCCACCACCCAGCGCAAGGCGTACGACCTGCTGTCCGACGGCTTCGGCCCCGGCTTCAACGGCCCGCTGATGATCGTCGTCGACGGCGACAAGGCGCTCGCCGACTCCACGGCCGACCGGATCAAGGGTCTGGAAGGCGTCGTGGCGGTCACCCCGCCGATGCTGAACAAGGACGGCGACGCGGCGATCATCAACGTGATCCCGAAGGACCGGCCCTCCTCGGTCGAGACCGAGAACCTGGTCCACGAGATCCGCGACGGCAGCGGGGACGACGTCCTCGTCACCGGCGCCACCGCGATGAACATCGACTTCTCGCAGAAGATGAACGACGCGCTGCTGCCCTACCTGGCGCTCGTGGTCGGTCTCGCCTTCCTGCTCCTGATGCTGGTGTTCCGCTCGATCCTGGTCCCGCTCAAGGCGGCCCTCGGCTTCCTGCTGTCGGTCGTCGCGGCCCTCGGCGCGGTCGTCGCGGTCTTCCAGTGGGGCTGGCTCGGCTCGCTCTTCGGGGTGGAGCAGACCGGTCCGATCATGTCGATGATGCCGATCTTCATGGTGGGCGTGGTCTTCGGCCTGGCCATGGACTACGAGGTCTTCCTGGTCACCCGCATGCGGGAGGCGTACGTCCACGGCGAGCGCCCGGGCCAGGCCGTCGTGACCGGCTTCCAGTACAGCGCGCGCGTGGTCGTGGCCGCCGCCGTCATCATGATCGCCGTGTTCGCGGGCTTCATCGGAGCCAGCGAGCAGATGGTCAAGATGATCGGCTTCGGTCTGGCCGTCGCCGTCTTCTTCGACGCCTTCGTGGTCCGCATGGCCATCGTCCCGGCGGTACTGGCGCTGCTCGGCCACAAGGCCTGGTGGCTGCCGAAGTGGCTCGACCGGCTCCTGCCGAACGTGGACGTGGAGGGCGAGAGCCTGCGCAAGCACCTCGGCGACTCCGGCGACTCCTCGGAGGGCCCGGACAAGGACCGCGAACTGGTCAACGCCTGA